Proteins found in one Agaribacterium sp. ZY112 genomic segment:
- the argE gene encoding acetylornithine deacetylase, whose translation MEKLFKQRLHALIAEASVSCTLPSHDMSNRPIIDMLAGWLEQKNFTCRTQDIDANKANLIACLGSGEGGLVLSGHSDTVPFDESRWNSNPLAITEKDNRFYGLGTCDMKGFFAVILAAIDELKLDSSMLKKPLIVLATADEESSMSGARALCAADLHHSRYAIIGEPTGLVPIYMHKGIGMQRLNIKGQAGHSSNPSLGNNAIEAMHAAIADLLAFRRQLQEQHQNRAFDIATPTMNLGCIHGGDNPNRICGSCHLDFDLRPLPGMELDRIHGELNQRLQGIADKHGVELSLEKLFGGVEAFAQDKNSELVAWAQELSGHNPQTVAFATEAPFLKKLGMQTVVLGPGSIDQAHQPDEFLDFDQIKPAVAIVKSAIQRYCL comes from the coding sequence ATGGAAAAGCTTTTTAAGCAACGACTACATGCTCTCATTGCAGAAGCCTCAGTAAGCTGCACATTGCCCAGCCACGATATGAGCAATCGGCCCATTATTGATATGCTAGCTGGCTGGCTTGAACAAAAAAACTTTACTTGCCGCACTCAAGACATAGACGCAAATAAAGCCAATTTAATTGCCTGCCTAGGCTCGGGCGAAGGTGGCCTTGTTCTAAGCGGCCACAGTGATACCGTGCCCTTTGATGAAAGCAGATGGAACAGTAACCCACTGGCTATTACCGAAAAAGATAATCGCTTTTACGGCTTAGGCACCTGTGATATGAAAGGTTTTTTTGCCGTCATTCTTGCGGCTATTGATGAGCTAAAGCTTGATAGCTCGATGCTAAAAAAGCCCTTGATTGTCCTGGCAACCGCCGATGAAGAGAGCTCGATGAGCGGTGCTCGCGCCTTATGTGCTGCAGATCTACACCATAGCCGCTACGCCATTATCGGTGAACCAACCGGGCTTGTGCCTATTTATATGCATAAGGGTATCGGCATGCAGCGCTTAAACATTAAAGGCCAAGCAGGCCACAGCAGCAACCCCAGCCTAGGTAATAATGCTATTGAAGCCATGCACGCAGCTATTGCTGACTTGCTAGCATTTCGCCGCCAGCTACAAGAGCAACACCAGAACCGAGCCTTTGATATAGCCACACCAACAATGAACCTAGGCTGTATTCACGGAGGAGATAATCCCAACCGTATCTGTGGTAGCTGCCACTTAGACTTCGACCTAAGACCACTACCGGGCATGGAGCTAGATCGTATTCATGGCGAGCTTAATCAGCGCTTACAAGGCATCGCTGACAAACACGGTGTTGAACTCAGCCTAGAAAAACTCTTTGGTGGAGTGGAAGCCTTTGCCCAAGACAAAAACAGTGAGTTAGTCGCATGGGCGCAGGAGCTTAGTGGCCACAATCCACAAACCGTTGCTTTTGCAACCGAGGCCCCTTTTCTGAAAAAACTCGGCATGCAGACGGTGGTACTTGGGCCAGGCAGCATAGACCAAGCTCATCAACCCGATGAGTTTTTAGATTTTGATCAAATCAAACCTGCCGTCGCTATCGTCAAAAGTGCGATCCAACGCTATTGCTTATAA
- a CDS encoding GspE/PulE family protein, which produces MIAAPDRLMDLRSTLRELVEDGLVHQKDANLLLGATRTREQSAMHPLTYIASQSLESSRDTGKKLDELVLAQWFADKARLPLFHIDPMKVPVAKVSGLMSFKFAKVHGLLVVDATPETVTIAVSQPFAQEWELQLAQTVRQTIKRVVALPSDIERYRVEFYSLAHSVTGAEDNGGSRSGTGNFEQLLELGSLKDPEANDQHIVNIVDWLLKYAFAQRASDIHIEPRREISRMRFRIDGVLHNIYEFPSVVATAIVSRLKILGRMNVAEKRKPQDGRIKTVRSDGTEAELRLSTMPTAFGEKMVMRIFDPEILLRSFEELGLVGDDLARWKGMVDRPHGIVLVTGPTGSGKTTTLYSTLRSVATDEVNVSTIEDPIEMLEESFNQTQVQHNIDLDFAAGIRTLMRQDPDIIMVGEIRDVETARMAVQAALTGHLVISTLHTNDATSAVTRLLDLGVPSYLLKATVLGVMAQRLVRTLCPNCKKEVQISDHDWQELVSPWKVGKPKVTYEADGCLDCRNTGYMGRQGIYEILGMSESIQSLIDDHCDMQKVRQLAMREGMRTLRLSGAQKVASGLTTVSEVLRVAPPVEKA; this is translated from the coding sequence ATGATAGCAGCACCGGATCGCTTGATGGACTTACGCAGTACTTTACGCGAGCTAGTAGAGGATGGCTTAGTTCATCAAAAAGATGCCAATTTACTCCTCGGTGCTACACGTACCCGTGAGCAGAGTGCGATGCACCCATTGACTTATATCGCCAGTCAGAGCTTAGAAAGTTCCAGGGATACAGGTAAGAAGCTTGATGAATTGGTACTGGCGCAGTGGTTTGCCGATAAAGCAAGGTTACCGCTTTTTCATATTGATCCAATGAAGGTCCCCGTGGCAAAAGTCTCTGGCCTTATGAGCTTTAAATTTGCCAAGGTTCATGGCTTGTTGGTTGTGGATGCGACACCTGAGACAGTCACGATTGCGGTTTCCCAGCCTTTTGCTCAAGAGTGGGAGTTGCAGCTTGCGCAAACAGTTAGGCAAACGATAAAGCGAGTAGTAGCTCTACCCTCCGACATTGAGCGCTATCGAGTGGAATTTTATTCTCTTGCGCACTCGGTAACAGGAGCGGAAGACAATGGTGGTAGTCGCAGTGGTACAGGTAATTTTGAGCAGCTGCTTGAGCTTGGTTCACTTAAAGACCCTGAGGCCAACGACCAGCACATTGTTAATATTGTTGATTGGCTGCTGAAATATGCTTTTGCCCAACGAGCAAGTGATATTCATATTGAACCGCGTCGGGAAATTAGTCGCATGCGTTTTCGTATTGATGGCGTATTGCACAATATTTATGAATTCCCCTCTGTTGTTGCCACAGCGATTGTCAGTCGCTTAAAAATTCTTGGCCGTATGAATGTGGCTGAAAAACGCAAACCTCAAGACGGCCGAATAAAAACAGTGCGCTCAGATGGCACTGAGGCTGAATTGCGTTTATCGACCATGCCGACAGCCTTTGGCGAAAAAATGGTCATGCGTATTTTTGACCCTGAGATACTCTTGCGCTCATTTGAAGAGCTGGGTTTGGTGGGTGATGATTTGGCGCGCTGGAAGGGCATGGTTGATAGGCCTCACGGTATCGTACTTGTTACCGGGCCAACGGGTTCAGGTAAAACCACAACCCTTTATTCGACCTTGCGCTCTGTTGCGACAGATGAAGTCAATGTGTCAACGATTGAAGATCCGATTGAAATGCTCGAGGAGAGCTTTAATCAGACCCAAGTACAGCACAATATTGATTTAGATTTTGCTGCTGGCATTCGCACCTTAATGCGACAAGACCCAGATATTATTATGGTTGGTGAGATTCGAGATGTCGAAACCGCTAGAATGGCTGTGCAAGCGGCACTGACTGGCCACCTTGTTATTTCCACCTTGCATACCAATGATGCGACCTCTGCGGTTACCCGTTTACTTGATTTGGGGGTGCCAAGTTACTTACTAAAAGCAACAGTGCTTGGTGTTATGGCGCAGCGTTTGGTTCGAACTTTATGCCCTAATTGCAAAAAAGAAGTACAGATCAGTGATCACGACTGGCAAGAGTTGGTAAGCCCGTGGAAGGTGGGTAAACCTAAAGTAACCTATGAGGCAGACGGCTGCTTAGATTGTCGAAATACGGGCTACATGGGGCGTCAGGGGATCTACGAAATATTAGGTATGAGTGAATCGATACAAAGTTTGATTGATGATCATTGTGACATGCAAAAAGTAAGGCAGCTCGCAATGCGTGAAGGCATGCGCACCTTGCGTTTAAGTGGTGCTCAGAAAGTGGCTTCGGGTTTAACCACGGTGTCTGAAGTCTTAAGGGTTGCGCCGCCGGTAGAGAAGGCCTAG